CTGTCCATGGGACGAATGCGAGCCGGCGTATCCAGCATCAAAATTTTGCCATCAACCCAGAATTCCTTCCGTTGATTTTTCACGAAATTATTATGGTTGACTGTTTGAAACTCTAAAGTTGCAGACAGATTAAAGTCAGCAGGCACAGGCCCAATATTATAAGCCGCCGGAGGATCATAATTTAGAAGAGCTCCCGATTTAACATCCTGAACCATGATATAAAAATCAGTGCGGTTTCCTGTCGGAGTTAAGACGATATCTCTCTCAATTTTTCCTTTAAGGGCATTTTGGGGGACATCCGGATAATAATCGAAGAAGGAAAGCCCTTTATCGTCTTTGAGATTTACATTGTTATAGGAAGGATCGGAATTATTGAGATCAGAAAAAATAACCCTTTCCGCTAAGTTTGTATCAATGGAATCCTCAAGCTTGTCTTTTAACTGAGCTTGATCCTTAGAAACAAACAGCTGAGTCGTTACAATAACCATCGTGAGAGCGGCCATCAGGCCGATCCCCACAACTACTTCTACGGCGGTAAAACCTTTGTTAGTTCTTAACATCATTTTGCACTCACCACGAAAATATAGTCTTTGTACGGCTCGCCTTTTGCGGCCCACATTTTATGTGTCATTCGCAAAGTTACTTTATAAAGGCCACGATAAGATTCATACGGTTGAATGACATAACCGTACGTTCCAGCACAATCGGGACAGTCTTCACGAAGAGCGACCTTTCCATTATCCCATGCCATGGGCAGACTGTCCGGCGCCAACATTTCTCCCGCCGCGGTTTTATAATTAAAATTTACTTGGTAGTTTTCGACACCCGATTTGATATTCTCAGCTATATCGGCAATTTGTTTTTCGGAAGAAGACATCACTACGGTACTGCGGGATGTGTTTCTTAAAGAAACCATTCCTCCGATAAAAGCAGAACCGACAATGGCAATCAAACCAAGTCCTACAAGAGATTCAACGATTGTTTGACCTCGATTATTTAAGATCATATTCCACCCTCTCTTGATTGCTCGACGACGAAGAATCGAACCATGCGACGCTTACATGTCGTATTTGAGGAGCTTGTTGTACCTGAACCCGCAACAAGACCGCAGTCGGGATCAACAGTTGTCCATTGAAAGGGATCTGCTTTACCGCGAAGACTGATAGCATTGCATGACATGCGATCCGAAACTTCAATTGCTGAAGGAATTGGATGCCAGATTGGGTCCGCGTTCTTATCGTCACATGAACGGCCCGACTTGGATTGTAGAATTCTCGCATTACGCAGTTCAACAGTGGCTTGAGGAGAATAAATCGAACTCCAGTTAATTCCTGCTTTGATCGCATCACTATGGATTCTCAATTTGCCGACGATAAACGTTCCAATGATGCGTAACGGTTTTGTTCTTTTCTCGATTTCCAAATCATCACAAGCCACAAATCCAGTAACAAACTCTGCCGACTCTTGAATCACGCACTTACCAACGATAGATCGTAGTTGGAATGTCGCATTGGCACGAGTTGCATTGGTACTATTCCAAATAAGCTCGTTCAAAGCGGGATCCTCCCCTGCTTTGGTATTTTGAGTTCCGGCAAAATTCCAGGAGATGCGTGTGCTCGGACTAAAATCTGTATTCCAGCCTGCGCCACCGAATGATTGTGAAGTTGCGGCATTACGGGCCGCCTCACACTGCGCTGCCAACGCCGTGTAATCCGTATCATCCACATCTGCAGTTATGATCGTTGAGTTTGCCTCTTTAGTCGCATAATCAGGACCATCAAGATATAACTGCGAGTTATTAAATTTAAAATTCAGATAGCCTTTCAAATTTTCATTTGATGGTATGCCATAGAGAGGTTCACTTCTATAAAAGGTTCCATCATAGGCCTGAAGTCCCACAACGGGCGCTACTAATTTACCATTTGCATCCAAAAAGCTTTTTGCATTCGTTACGGTGAAGTCAATATCCAACTTATCGTCTGCATAGTCCCATTTAGTTTTAACTCGCGAAGTATCGACTTCAATAACAGGCGGATTGGCCTTTAAATTTAGATAAGCGTTGTAGTTTGTTTTCGCCATATCCACATCTTTTGAGGCCAAGTTCACGACACTGTCTTGAGCAGGAATTTTGTTATTCACCAAATCAGAGATCTCGGCATTGAGATCTTTAATCTTCGCTTCTAAAGAACTAATAAGTTGAGGATCTTGATAGTCCACATTATCCGCTGGTTGTTGAGCTGTTGTAGTTCCACCGGTTGTAGTGCCGCCGGATGTTGTTCCAGACGTTGTCCCTGATGTAGTTCCACTCTGAGTTGTTTGTGTCGTCTGAGTTCCGGAAGTATCTGTTGTGCTTGCGACGGTTCTTTTCGGTTTTGCTTCTTCTTCAGCTAATTGATTTTTCGTTTCATTTAAAAGTTTACGGTCGTAGCTTAACTTTTGATCTAGCGCTTTTTGATCTTTCAATGCAGTATTGTATTTTGCTTCAGCTGTCGTTTTTGCATTCACTAACGTATTTTCATAAGCAGGTGATCCAACAGGAACGATAACTTTCGCGTAACCATTTCTTGGCAATTGGAAATCTACGTATCGGCCCCCAACATAGATGCGAAATTCCATCACGGCGCCGCCGAAATAAATGTCGGATTGATCAATTTCGACTTTTCCATCACCCCACTGAGATGTATTGATACGTAAAGCGTTCCACTGACGAGAAAATTCATTCCCGTTAGAGAGTGTGATGCGGTAATCATACTGTGACATTGTCTCGTTGGTCTTTCTCGCACCTAATTTAGATTTCTGAGTTATTGTATCAACTTTGGCTCTACTTAGCGCAAAGTCGATACATTTCTTCATCAGCTCCATGCTTGTTGCTAATGAACCTGTACTAGTTGAACCAGGACCGTTTTTGAAAACTTCAAGGCCTTTATCAAGACCACCATCATTTTCGATCCCTTTTAAAAAACCACCAAAAGTTCGGGCATCGGCCCAATAACGATCGGCCAAACCGCCCATTGAACGTGGAGAATAAACTTCGTTATTTCCTTTTTTGACCCAACCGTTGCCGAGATAAACCCGTTCAGCGAAAGTCACTGCACTATATTGTGTATTCCCGTCTACCTGATTCGCTGGTCCGTTATCTTCGGGAAGATAAATGTCTTTATTCACAAAAACAGGACTATTAAATACAAGTCCTGGGCTTGATCCCAAATCAGAACGAGATCCAAATTTATGAAGAGAAACACTGCCCGTTTTCGGCGCGAAAGTGTAATCCCAAGGCAAATCCAAATGCAGATCTCCAGGGACTAACAACGCAAAAGAACCTACTTCACGCGGGTAGACAACAATTTGGGAATTAATTTCCATCTTCGTTCGGCCGAATGCTATAGGATCTGACTCTTTAAATTCTTTCAAAGCCACATGAATTTGTAGATATACTTCTCGACCGGCTCTTGGAAGATAAGGACTGTCATCACGTTGGATATCAACGGAGATGAATCCCACTTTCACTGGATTTCCATCAGGCCCCTTTACTGAACGTAAACTGTTTAATACTGGAAACAGAGGATGGTCTGTCGTGGCCACGGTAACGTCAATCAGCCGACTGATTTTTGAAAGGCGGATTTCACTGGGGTTTACAGGTCCTACGTTTTGATTGGCGGCAATCAAGCCTTTGATAAAGTTTTCCTGTTCCACAGACATCAAGACACGCTCAACGTTTCCGGAGTGCACAAGGTTGCACTTATCAGGCGTGTCGTTCAGAAGCGCATAATCCGGCGTAAAACAGTATTTCTGTCTAACACCGAAAATCACATAGTCCATGGCGCTGTTAAGAGCAAATCGCAGGTTTACCAGGTTGACCGTTGTACCTACTTGCTCTTTCTGTCCAATCACGTAGTTCGTGAGGAAGTAAAAAGAAGTACTCATCACGGCGGTGGCGGCCAAGATTTGCAACAAAACATTACCTGCTGAGTTACGTACCGACTTAAGCATAAATGTTTCCTTACTTTTTCCTGTCTCTGTTATCGGCAAAATCTTGCGAAAACTTATACTTATGCGAGCAACTAAATAAATTGAAATGAAAGCGCGCCTCGCTTTGAGATAATTCTCAAAGCGAAACGTATAAAATTCTTAGAGTGAGATGAAAAAGAGAATAAACTTGAAAAAAGCTATTCGTGTTCAGGATCGACACAGGAGGCACCGGAAACTTCCGTTTCAATTGTCGCCTCAACGATCCCAAAATTTTTAACAAGATTTTTTACCTGGACTTTAACTGTTTCCATATCTGAGACAGTCGCAGAAGAACCCAAAACAACGTGAGCTGTATAGATGTGACTTTCCCCATCCAAAGACCACAAATGACCGTGATGAACATCGACGACGTTATCAAGCTTACGAATCGCACCTTCCACTTCACTGACTTGAATCTGTGTGGGAGATGCCATTAAGAAGACCTTTAAAGCTTCACGCAGATTTCTAAAAACATTAAACATAATCCACAAGGCCAAAGCAATAGCCATCCCCGCATCAAGCTGTGGAATATGGAAGAACTTCATCGCAATTGCGCCCACCAAAACCAACGCCCATCCAATCACATCTTCAAGCATGTGCCACATGAGCATTCGCTCATTAAGGGATTCGCCTTTTGAAACACGGAAGGCTGCAAAACCATTCACAGCCACACCAAGAATCGCTAACAAAATCATTCCATCCGCGTGGGGTTGTTGCGGAGCCATCAAGCGCGGTACAGCTTCCATCAAAATAAAAATGGAACCCACAACCAAAATCACGCCTGTAATCACAGCGCCTAAAGTGGAAAAACGACGGTACCCGTATGAAAAGCTGCCATCACTTTTTCTATGAGAAAATTTCTCTAGAAAAATCGCAAGGCCCATCGCCAATGCATCTCCGAAATCATGAAGAGCATCACTTAAAATCGCCACGCTGTTTGTAAGAATTCCGCCCACAAGCTCGATGCAAGCAAAACCAAAATTCAACGCCAAAGCCAGCTTCATGCGACCCACGACAGCATGAGAATGATGATGGTGATGTCCATGAGAGTGTGAATGGTGATGATGATGACCTTTAGATTCAGACATAGTTCATTTAAGTCTTTTCTAGCCTGCGAAGTCAATCTGTGATAGTTGGTTAATCACTATGACAAAGCCTCAATACAAGAAACTTGCATTTAGCCTTCTTATTTACACACTTCTAGTCATTTTGTGGGGAGCTTGGGTTCGCATTTCCCATTCGGGAGATGGCTGTGGAGATACGTGGCCTCTTTGTCATGGCCAGTTGATTCCTGAAGCGCAACGAGGCAAGACGTGGGTGGAATATGCTCATAGGCTCATGTCTGGCATTTACGGTTTTGTTGTGATTTATTTTTGGTGGGTGGCTCGCAAAGTTTATCCGAAGGGACACTTTGTAAGAAAGGCCGCTTTAGCGACTTTGATTTTTATGATCACTGAAGCTCTTCTTGGGGCGAAGCTTGTTCTATTCAAACTTGTTACTACAAACGACACTCCTTACAGAGCGTTCGTGATGGCCCTTCATCAAGTGAACTCCTTCATGCTTACGGGCGCTGCGGCTCTCGCTTTTGCAGGGGCCACAATCACGAAAGACCTTCCGCCTCCAAACAAAGAAGACCGCCGCTACAGACTTCTTCCGTGGATTATCGTCGTCATTGGAATTACAGGAGCGTGGGCTTCGCTTTCAAATTCACTTTTCCCGACGGAAAATCTGCTTGAAGGATTTTTTGCTGACTTTTCAACCGAGTCCCACTTTTTAGTACGACTGCGCGGTCTTCATCCTCTTTTTGCTTTACTCGGTGGAGGCAGCCTTGCTTTGTTCTTCTGGGTGAAAGCGCAAACTGCGGAATCGCTTTTATTAGAGCGTCGCTCGTATCAAATGAGTTTGGCTCTGGTCACAGCGATTATTTTTGGAATCATGACTTTGATTCTTCATGCGCCCGTGTGGATGAAGATTGTGCACTTGGCATTGGCGCACACGATTTGGGTGATTTTACTTCAGTGGGTCTTTTTTGCGCGCAGTGAGCGAGTTGAACTTAAGTAGTCAACTCGTTGGATTCCATCAAACGATGAAGGAAATGAACTTTTTCATTGATATCGTCGTACTCTAAAACCATCTGCTGCAGATCGTAGTCACGCACCAGATACGAAGCAAAACTTCCGACAATCTCTTCGGGCTGAACCATATTTCGCATGAACAGATCTCTTTGCGCAGGATCTGGAATGTGCGTATGAATCCATCGAGTCAAAATCTTATGTAAAGAATTAAGCTCGCTGCGAAGCTCTGGCTCAAGAACGGTTTTTTCAGGAATAATCTGACCCTCGCAAATAAGATACGGAGTTCCACGGTCAAGGACCTTACCCAGTCGTAACTTGCCTTGCCCCTGCAAAAAGATCAAAAGGGTTCCGTTCAATCTTTCCTCGACGATTTGCGCGTAACCGTAACCCGCGACCTCTCGAACAAAAGGAACTTTCTCGCCCGGCCGAACCGACGAGACCTTGGACGGGTCCTCAATGAAACCCACCGCGATAGGTGTCTGAGTTTCAACGGCTTCTTTGATCATGGAAAGATAACGAGGCTCAAAAATATTGAGAGGCTTTGTTGTTCGTGGGAACAAAGTCACGTTAACTAGAGGAAAAAGAAAGACTTCCATGCGAACAAGACTCCTCAACTTGAATCTCTATTATAAAGACTGTAATCTTTAATTGCTATGGAAAAGGTGGACCTAAAAATGAGAAACGTAGTCTTTTTTGATGGTGTCTGTCACCTTTGCAATGGTTTTGTCGATGCTGTTATCAGTCGCGACAAGAGTCATACTTTGCTGTTTGCTCCACTTCAAGGAACAACCGCCGAAGAGCTTTTGCCCTCTGAAGACCGTGTTAAACTTGATACAGTGATCTACTTTGAGGCAGGCAAGATTTATCACAGGTCTGCTGCGATCTTAAAAATCCTCACAAAATTAGGCGGCCTTTATAAAATCCTTTCGATCGCCTGGATTATTCCAGGTCCAATGCGCGATATGATTTATAATTGGGTCGCAAAAAACAGATATGCCTGGTTTGGCAAACGCGAGTTTTGTCGCCTCCCCACCAAAGAAGAGCGCTCTTATTTACTAGACTGAAGAATTTGCGCCACAAACGGCCGATCCGCTTCGGACAATTCCTCAGTCACAATTTCTTCCGGCAAACACCACTTAAACGCATCATGCTCTAAGAGCTTTAACGTCCCATCATCCGTTTCAGCCCAGTAGACTTTCAAACGGATGAGCTTTGTCGGATAAGCAAAATCTCCTTCACCTAAAAAATCTCCCACTCGGATAGAGACCGAAAGCTCTTCTTCGATCTCACGAAGCAAAGCTTGTTCAGGCGACTCGCCTTTTTCGACTTTTCCACCGGGAAACTCCCAGAAGCCCGCACCACTTTGCCCGGGCCCTCGACGCACAATCAAAATTCTTTTTTCTGGGTCGGCGTACCTTCTGATGAGGGCCGCAACAACCACGACAGGTTCGTTTCGCATAGACCTAAGTATATAGCTGTCTTTTGTCTTTTTAGAAGGAATGTTTTACTCTATTTATCAGTATGTTTTCCTATCAGCAGACACTTTCGCATTATAGTAAATCCAACGTTGCAATCTGGCTTTCCATGGCCTTTCAAGCTGGCGCCATTAACACCGGAGGTTATCTCTCCTGTCACCGCTTTGTCTCTCACGTCACGGGTTTTGGAACTCTTGTCGGCGCAGAGGCTGCGAGTGGAAAAATCACTCCCGCATTGGGAATGATGGCTGTGCCGGGATTTTTCATCGGAGGCACAATGCTCTCGGCCTTCTTAGTCGATCGCCGGATTCAGACGGGCCGACGTCCTCTTTATCCCGTGGTGCTATTTTTAATTTTATCACTCACGTTATCCGTGACGATCGCGGGAAAGCTTGGATATTTTGGAGAATTTGGAGCACCCATTGTCGCAAAAGATTATCTCTTGCTGGCGGCCCTGTGCTTAGCATGTGGAATTCAAAATGGCACGGTGACCTCCGCTTTCGGAGCGATCATTCGCACAACACACTTAACAGGCATCACCACTGATTTGGGAATCGGCGTTGTGCGCATTCTCACAGGCACACATAAAATTCAGCCGCGCACGAATGAAATTCGCGCAAACTGGATGAGAGCTGGTATCATCACCTTC
This region of Bdellovibrio sp. BCCA genomic DNA includes:
- a CDS encoding LON peptidase substrate-binding domain-containing protein → MEVFLFPLVNVTLFPRTTKPLNIFEPRYLSMIKEAVETQTPIAVGFIEDPSKVSSVRPGEKVPFVREVAGYGYAQIVEERLNGTLLIFLQGQGKLRLGKVLDRGTPYLICEGQIIPEKTVLEPELRSELNSLHKILTRWIHTHIPDPAQRDLFMRNMVQPEEIVGSFASYLVRDYDLQQMVLEYDDINEKVHFLHRLMESNELTT
- a CDS encoding (deoxy)nucleoside triphosphate pyrophosphohydrolase — its product is MRNEPVVVVAALIRRYADPEKRILIVRRGPGQSGAGFWEFPGGKVEKGESPEQALLREIEEELSVSIRVGDFLGEGDFAYPTKLIRLKVYWAETDDGTLKLLEHDAFKWCLPEEIVTEELSEADRPFVAQILQSSK
- a CDS encoding thiol-disulfide oxidoreductase DCC family protein; the protein is MRNVVFFDGVCHLCNGFVDAVISRDKSHTLLFAPLQGTTAEELLPSEDRVKLDTVIYFEAGKIYHRSAAILKILTKLGGLYKILSIAWIIPGPMRDMIYNWVAKNRYAWFGKREFCRLPTKEERSYLLD
- a CDS encoding COX15/CtaA family protein — its product is MTKPQYKKLAFSLLIYTLLVILWGAWVRISHSGDGCGDTWPLCHGQLIPEAQRGKTWVEYAHRLMSGIYGFVVIYFWWVARKVYPKGHFVRKAALATLIFMITEALLGAKLVLFKLVTTNDTPYRAFVMALHQVNSFMLTGAAALAFAGATITKDLPPPNKEDRRYRLLPWIIVVIGITGAWASLSNSLFPTENLLEGFFADFSTESHFLVRLRGLHPLFALLGGGSLALFFWVKAQTAESLLLERRSYQMSLALVTAIIFGIMTLILHAPVWMKIVHLALAHTIWVILLQWVFFARSERVELK
- a CDS encoding cation diffusion facilitator family transporter, with product MSESKGHHHHHSHSHGHHHHHSHAVVGRMKLALALNFGFACIELVGGILTNSVAILSDALHDFGDALAMGLAIFLEKFSHRKSDGSFSYGYRRFSTLGAVITGVILVVGSIFILMEAVPRLMAPQQPHADGMILLAILGVAVNGFAAFRVSKGESLNERMLMWHMLEDVIGWALVLVGAIAMKFFHIPQLDAGMAIALALWIMFNVFRNLREALKVFLMASPTQIQVSEVEGAIRKLDNVVDVHHGHLWSLDGESHIYTAHVVLGSSATVSDMETVKVQVKNLVKNFGIVEATIETEVSGASCVDPEHE
- a CDS encoding YoaK family protein — encoded protein: MFSYQQTLSHYSKSNVAIWLSMAFQAGAINTGGYLSCHRFVSHVTGFGTLVGAEAASGKITPALGMMAVPGFFIGGTMLSAFLVDRRIQTGRRPLYPVVLFLILSLTLSVTIAGKLGYFGEFGAPIVAKDYLLLAALCLACGIQNGTVTSAFGAIIRTTHLTGITTDLGIGVVRILTGTHKIQPRTNEIRANWMRAGIITFFMLGSFLSAYVYLHAEYWGFLIPCSIATILFFWSLVHFFGGRTDKTS